The bacterium sequence CCTGTGAAAGCTCACCGCAAAGGATACAGACGGGAGGGTAGATGGCATCGAGCAGTGCCCGCGTGGCCTTCTTCAATATCATGGAATGTGATGTGCAAAAGGAAGGCCAACAGGGACAACTCGATGCCCGGGAGGGGGTGCATGGGTGAGGGGGCGACGCGGAGAACAACTGGACGCGGCGACGCGGAGATGGGGAGACGCGGGGAAGAGAACAGCCGCAATGTACAGCCATGTCTCCGTGTCACCGTGTCACCGTGTCTCACCAACCATCGGAGATGGATGGTCAGAACAGGGGAGTGCCTGTCATCTCCGGTGGTTGCTGAATACCCATGATCTTCAAAATTGTGGGAGCCACGTCGGCCAGGCGCCCTTCCCGCAGTTCCGGGTCACCCGGCACATAGTCCGCGCCGACCAGGATCAGCGGAACCCGCCGGGTGGTGTGGGCCGTATGGGGTGTACCATCGGAATCCTGCATCGATTCGGCGTTTCCGTGGTCGGCCGTGATGAGGAGCACCCCCCCTGATTCGAGAACCTTGTCGCTCACCCGGCCGATGCACTCGTCCACCTTTTCGACGGCCTTTACAGCGGCTTCGTACACTCCGGTGTGGCCCACCATGTCGGGATTCGCGTAATTGACCAGAACAAAATCGAAACGGCCCGAGTCCAGCTTTGCCAGGAACTCCACGGTCACCCCTTCAGCACTCATCTCGGGCTTCAGGTCGTAGGTCCGCACCTCTTTGGGTGAAGGCACCAGGCTCCTCTCTTCCCCCGGAAAGACCTTCTCCTCGCCACCGTTGAAAAAGAATGTGACGTGGGCATACTTTTCGGTCTCGGCGATCCTGAACTGGGACAGACCCTGGTTACTGATCACCTCCCCCAGGATGGCTCTCAGGGAGGTCGGCGGAAAAGCCACCGGATAGGGGAAGGTCTCATCGTACTCGGCAAGACAGACGTAGCATGAAAGCGCGGGTAGCCGGCCCCGGTCGAAATGGGCGAATTTTTCGTCGTTAATAGCGTGAGTGATCTCCCGGGCACGGTCCGCCCTGAAGTTCATGAAGATCACCCCGTCTCCGTCCGAGATGTTCCTGGCGGGGGCGTCCCCGTCGGTGATGAATGTAGGCTGGATGAACTCGTCGGTCTCCCCACGCTGGTAGGCAGCCTGGACCGCCTCCTCCCCCGACCGGGCGGTGAGCCCCTTTCCGTGGACGAGGACGTTAAACCCTCTCTCAACCCGTTCCCAGCGGTTGTCACGGTCCATGGGGAAAAAGCGCCCCGCCACGGAAGCGATCCGGCCTCCGGGGATGGTATCGAGATGTTTCTGCATGTCCCGGATGAACCCCAGACCGGAGTTGGGCGGGGTGTCCCGTCCATCCATGAAAGCGTGGACGAAGATGCTCCTGATACCTCGTTCAGAAGCCGCGGACACAAGCGCCTTGATCTGGTCGATGTGGCTGTGCACTCCACCGTCAGACATGAGACCCATGACGTGGAGCCGTCCCGAGGTGGCCTTGATCATCTCGAACGCCTGCAGGAAAGCCTGGGTCCTGGAAAACTCACCCGTCTCGATGGCCTTGTTGATCCGGGTGAAGTCCTGATACACGATCCGGCCGGCCCCAAGGTTCAGGTGACCGACTTCCGAATTGCCGATCTGGTTGTCCGGAAGCCCGACGTCTTCCCCTGCGGCGCCGAGGGTGGTGGCAGGGTAATGGGCCATGAGGAAATCCATGGCCGGCGTCCTGGCATCCGCTATGGCGTCACGCCCCTCGCCTGTGGAGACTCCCCACCCGTCGAGGACCATCAACACAGTCGGGGCTTTTTTATCTGACATAGTGGAACTCCCGCAAAAAACCCCGACATATGTATCGGGGTGTCGGAGTGACGGGGTATCGGAGTACGAGCAATACTTCCTCCCTCAATCCGCTACCCTGTACTGTAACCCATAACCTCACGCTGCGTCTGGACTCGGATGTTTGAGGATTTACACCGTTACCCCGTTACTTCGATACGTTTCCCATCAACTTTTTTCGGGGGAAACAGCAACCGGAGGTTGCCCTACTGCTCGCTTTCATACTGCGGGCTGGCCGCGGGTGTACGGATGATCTCGGTGAGACCGGGGAGTGTGAAACTGTTCCACAGGCCGCACGACTTACATCGCGAGGCCCACCGGTCGACAGTGTGTCCGCAATTGCCGCAGGTGAACCGGGGATTGGAGCCGTCGGAAAGTTCCACGTACCGCCCATACTCCTCCATGGCTTCAGTGTAACGCTCTCTCCTGGCGCTGATCTCTCCGAGGAGGGCATGGAGCAGCGGAGACTCGTAGCCGGTTGATTCCACCTTCTTGAGCGCCATGTACCCTTCGTCCACCATCTCGAGCCGCAGGCAGATCTTGCCGTAGAACAGGTTGAGGAAGATATCCGACGGGGACTGGTCCAGCAAAGACCGGAACGTTTCGATGAGCTTGCGGGGGTTTTCCTGCCCGAGGAGCTTCTCTTCCATGACCTGGAGGAACACGGGGTTCTGGTGACGGCGATACCCTTCCACCAGAACGTTGATCCCGTCGTCCACGCGGCCAGCCCGGATGCGGGCATCTCCCAGGGTCACCGTGGCGGCGACGAATTCGGGGGCCTCCTTGAGGATCTCCCTCAGGGCCTTGACCGCCTTGTCCGTCTCCCCCTTCTCCAGCAGTTCGGCCGCCCACTGGTACCGGAGCCCCAGAAGGCGTTCCTGGGAGCCTGAGTCCTTCCCGGCGGCCTTCATCAGCTTGCGCTGACTTTCCACGGCGCCCTCCCACTGGGCCTGATGCTCCTGGATATCCCTTAACGCCGTCAGTGCGGTCCTGTTGGATTCGTCCCTCCTGATGATCTTCCGAAGAACGTCAGCCGCTTCAGACAACTGCCCTGTGGTCATGTAATCGTCCACAAGAAGGAGAAGGACCCTGAGGTTGTTGGGATGGGCCTCAAGGGCCCTTTCGTGAAGGAGGAGGGCCTTTTTCACCTCGCCCAGCTCAAGGTAGACCATACCGAGCCGGAAAAAAGGCA is a genomic window containing:
- the gpmI gene encoding 2,3-bisphosphoglycerate-independent phosphoglycerate mutase yields the protein MSDKKAPTVLMVLDGWGVSTGEGRDAIADARTPAMDFLMAHYPATTLGAAGEDVGLPDNQIGNSEVGHLNLGAGRIVYQDFTRINKAIETGEFSRTQAFLQAFEMIKATSGRLHVMGLMSDGGVHSHIDQIKALVSAASERGIRSIFVHAFMDGRDTPPNSGLGFIRDMQKHLDTIPGGRIASVAGRFFPMDRDNRWERVERGFNVLVHGKGLTARSGEEAVQAAYQRGETDEFIQPTFITDGDAPARNISDGDGVIFMNFRADRAREITHAINDEKFAHFDRGRLPALSCYVCLAEYDETFPYPVAFPPTSLRAILGEVISNQGLSQFRIAETEKYAHVTFFFNGGEEKVFPGEERSLVPSPKEVRTYDLKPEMSAEGVTVEFLAKLDSGRFDFVLVNYANPDMVGHTGVYEAAVKAVEKVDECIGRVSDKVLESGGVLLITADHGNAESMQDSDGTPHTAHTTRRVPLILVGADYVPGDPELREGRLADVAPTILKIMGIQQPPEMTGTPLF
- a CDS encoding lipopolysaccharide assembly protein LapA domain-containing protein; translated protein: MSRIGTILLLAVVIAFSYFAFYNQGVVTVNLWHGKAMELPVVGVVLISMGFGSLIILLLFAIRGVRKTYGQIQVGIQRRKRTKAEELYNRGVDAHLSGKMQEAVKLLEEAVGKDSEYLMPFFRLGMVYLELGEVKKALLLHERALEAHPNNLRVLLLLVDDYMTTGQLSEAADVLRKIIRRDESNRTALTALRDIQEHQAQWEGAVESQRKLMKAAGKDSGSQERLLGLRYQWAAELLEKGETDKAVKALREILKEAPEFVAATVTLGDARIRAGRVDDGINVLVEGYRRHQNPVFLQVMEEKLLGQENPRKLIETFRSLLDQSPSDIFLNLFYGKICLRLEMVDEGYMALKKVESTGYESPLLHALLGEISARRERYTEAMEEYGRYVELSDGSNPRFTCGNCGHTVDRWASRCKSCGLWNSFTLPGLTEIIRTPAASPQYESEQ